One Roseofilum capinflatum BLCC-M114 DNA segment encodes these proteins:
- a CDS encoding GxxExxY protein: MELKYEQITHKIIGASFEVHNFLGNGFQEVIYQRALAYELTQAGLSFEREIEQHIYYKNLPHPIGKRRADFVVEHKVLVELKATIQLEDVHLAQALNYLKVYKLDVGLLINFGSKSLTFKRLIRSIT; this comes from the coding sequence ATGGAGTTGAAATACGAACAAATAACCCACAAAATCATCGGTGCATCATTTGAAGTCCATAACTTTCTCGGCAACGGGTTTCAAGAAGTCATTTATCAAAGAGCCTTAGCCTACGAATTAACACAAGCGGGATTAAGTTTTGAGCGGGAAATAGAACAACACATCTACTACAAAAATCTTCCCCACCCTATTGGAAAACGCCGCGCTGATTTTGTGGTAGAACATAAAGTATTGGTGGAGCTAAAAGCAACGATCCAGCTTGAAGATGTGCATTTGGCTCAAGCTTTGAATTATTTGAAAGTCTATAAGTTAGACGTGGGTTTACTGATTAATTTTGGCTCTAAAAGTTTGACGTTTAAACGGTTAATTCGCAGTATAACGTAA
- a CDS encoding DMT family transporter: MTQFITLLVVAAVGISVTVQAQAMGILEQKLGVFDNIVITYGGGGLLILAIALLRTLFAGYTWSNYGLLPGYAIVPGICGLVIVGGIAYCVSQVGLLATFSLSLAVQFALGSLLDTYGIGLDPRPMTLSRYLGVGLVLAGAILFLKK, encoded by the coding sequence ATGACCCAATTTATCACTCTATTAGTCGTCGCTGCTGTAGGTATTTCGGTAACGGTGCAAGCTCAAGCGATGGGCATTTTAGAACAAAAGTTAGGTGTGTTTGATAATATTGTAATCACCTATGGGGGTGGGGGGTTGCTGATTTTAGCGATCGCTCTCTTGCGTACCCTATTTGCAGGCTATACCTGGAGTAACTATGGCCTCTTACCCGGCTATGCCATTGTGCCGGGAATCTGTGGTTTAGTCATCGTGGGGGGAATTGCTTATTGCGTCTCCCAGGTGGGGTTATTGGCCACCTTTTCCTTAAGTTTAGCAGTGCAATTCGCCCTCGGTTCCCTCTTAGATACCTACGGCATCGGACTTGACCCCCGTCCAATGACCCTATCCCGTTATTTGGGGGTGGGACTGGTTCTTGCCGGGGCGATTTTGTTTCTGAAAAAATGA
- a CDS encoding alpha/beta hydrolase produces the protein MKPWISLLAIALFSPLISLPSWSAERVVFKYSVFRRSLSVAELTTFAETGEMTPALKRNLQTLGQNPEELRTMLTAPIAVDILFLDRVLNSIIGRKVLDRVGEIVHPPSQNSNTQALRAALILSASDDGEITLLETMQNYPTPDVEVEGERLMEAYDQLSRFAKPAQILIDVFK, from the coding sequence ATGAAACCCTGGATCTCCCTTTTAGCGATCGCCCTCTTCTCTCCCCTAATCTCCCTTCCCAGTTGGAGTGCAGAGCGCGTCGTGTTTAAATATTCCGTCTTTCGGCGATCGCTCTCCGTTGCAGAACTCACCACGTTTGCCGAAACCGGAGAAATGACCCCCGCTCTCAAACGCAACCTACAAACCCTAGGACAAAACCCGGAAGAGTTGCGTACTATGCTAACCGCTCCCATTGCCGTGGATATTTTATTTCTCGATAGAGTTTTAAACAGCATCATCGGCCGCAAAGTCTTAGATCGAGTCGGGGAAATTGTCCATCCTCCCTCCCAGAACTCCAATACTCAAGCCCTCCGCGCTGCCTTGATTTTATCCGCCAGCGACGATGGAGAAATTACCTTACTCGAAACGATGCAAAACTACCCCACACCGGACGTAGAAGTGGAAGGAGAGCGCCTCATGGAAGCTTACGACCAACTGAGTCGATTTGCCAAACCCGCCCAAATTTTGATTGATGTGTTCAAATAA
- a CDS encoding pantothenate kinase, whose product MVWLALAMGNSRFHWGIGDRHALLCRWDTELLSVDEIQLIIPELEQGKIPELILQNCPLKDDYLRKTFNALPLRIASVIPEITPIWRSYSQTHIIELADLPLKGVYPTLGIDRALALLGAGTKWGWPVLVIDGGTALTLTGANGDRHLIGGAILPGLGLQTRLLAQHTRTLPQISLSEQLPKRWSLETQEAIASGILYTLLAGLHDFIQNWHTQYPQTPIILTGGDGKLLTQLLTQQYPQLHPHLHFDPDLIFLGIAKTAPERGLNR is encoded by the coding sequence GTGGTGTGGTTAGCTTTGGCTATGGGAAATTCTCGGTTTCATTGGGGAATTGGCGATCGCCACGCCTTGCTCTGCCGTTGGGATACCGAACTTTTATCCGTAGATGAAATTCAGCTCATAATCCCTGAACTAGAACAGGGAAAGATTCCAGAGCTAATTTTACAAAATTGCCCCCTCAAGGATGATTATTTGAGGAAAACTTTTAATGCTCTACCCCTCCGGATTGCATCAGTAATTCCCGAAATTACGCCCATCTGGAGATCCTATTCCCAAACCCATATCATTGAATTAGCCGATCTACCCCTCAAGGGAGTCTATCCCACCTTGGGCATCGATCGCGCCTTAGCCCTTCTCGGTGCAGGAACAAAATGGGGATGGCCGGTTTTAGTCATCGATGGGGGAACTGCGCTCACTCTAACTGGAGCTAATGGCGATCGCCATTTAATCGGAGGAGCCATCTTACCCGGACTAGGACTGCAAACCCGTCTATTAGCCCAACATACCCGCACCTTACCCCAAATCAGCCTATCGGAGCAACTGCCCAAACGCTGGAGTTTGGAGACGCAAGAGGCGATCGCCAGTGGTATTCTCTATACCCTTCTAGCCGGTTTACACGATTTTATCCAAAATTGGCACACCCAATATCCCCAAACTCCCATCATTCTCACAGGTGGAGACGGAAAACTCCTCACCCAACTCCTCACCCAACAGTATCCCCAATTACATCCTCATCTCCATTTTGATCCCGATTTAATCTTCCTGGGTATCGCAAAAACAGCCCCTGAACGCGGATTAAATAGATGA
- a CDS encoding adenylate/guanylate cyclase domain-containing protein, with protein MTLPNTGSVLATLAQVNMMGALTARVKDLPVKEFICLLDFITAEFQQFLRAIELINNEALEAMLEQILDALTLKIGQILQADRTLIFLVNEDKGQLWSKINQPDAEKPIEIRFPLHVGMAGHVAITGECLNVEDAPSHPLFQPELDKQTNYQTKSLLCMPILSSKGQVVAVVQLSNKGGGLPFSAEDEETFKDFSGSIGIILETCQSFYMAARNQRGAEALLKATQTLGQSLDVELTLRSVMEQARDLMKADRSTLFLLSKENQELWTKIAKADGKTPLEIRIPTNKGIAGYVASTGELLNIPNAYEDPRFDPSTDKRSGYHTRNILCMPVFNSEKKLIGVTQLINKEQGSFTSSDEEFMHAFNIQAGMALENAQLFESVLLEKQYQKDILESLSDAVVSTDMQGRIVTLNEAALELLGCYWNSEENRHQIQLWESKLIGRKVWEVVPIENLKMRIEDSLQNGTKQYIPEQGLKVGIYPLQGDKRCFNLAIIDVNDPDWFIPWNDPQEGKISAKDVGKVERSINLTVNPLTNPSGEVRGGLVVLEDISQEKRMKTTMYRYMNPDVVDQVMALDNDSLMIGERKDVTILFSDIRGYTTLTENLGAQEVVTLLNQYFETMVEAVFNCKGTLDKFIGDALMAVFGAPLPLSNHPWMAVKSALDMRRRLAIFNQSRFMENQPHIRIGIGISSGEVVSGNIGSRKRMDYTVIGDGVNLSARLEGVTKEYGCDIIISENTYKLCGDRLWVRELDKIRVKGKNEAVSIYQVIGDKQVALDSQQQELLELYHLGRSAYIHRDFSQAIHYFEKAQTLDTMDKAINIHIERAQVYLDNPPPESWDGVHTMTTK; from the coding sequence ATGACCTTACCCAACACTGGCAGCGTTCTGGCTACTCTTGCCCAAGTGAATATGATGGGGGCCTTAACCGCAAGGGTGAAAGACCTTCCGGTGAAAGAGTTTATTTGTTTACTCGATTTTATCACGGCTGAATTTCAGCAGTTTTTAAGGGCGATCGAGTTGATCAACAATGAAGCCCTAGAAGCCATGTTGGAACAGATCCTCGATGCCCTCACCCTGAAAATTGGGCAAATTTTACAAGCCGATCGCACCCTGATTTTCTTGGTCAATGAAGATAAGGGTCAGTTATGGTCAAAAATTAATCAACCCGATGCCGAAAAGCCGATTGAAATTCGCTTTCCCCTCCATGTGGGTATGGCGGGCCATGTGGCCATCACGGGAGAATGCCTTAATGTGGAAGATGCCCCCAGTCATCCCCTCTTTCAACCGGAACTCGATAAACAAACCAATTATCAGACCAAAAGCCTCCTCTGTATGCCCATCCTCAGTAGCAAAGGGCAAGTCGTCGCTGTCGTGCAACTCTCCAATAAAGGGGGAGGACTCCCCTTTTCGGCTGAGGACGAAGAAACGTTTAAAGATTTCTCAGGGTCAATTGGCATTATCTTGGAAACGTGCCAATCCTTCTATATGGCTGCTCGCAATCAACGGGGAGCTGAAGCCCTGTTAAAAGCGACTCAAACCCTGGGTCAGAGCTTGGATGTGGAATTAACCTTAAGATCCGTGATGGAACAAGCGCGAGATTTGATGAAGGCTGACCGCAGTACCTTATTTTTACTCAGCAAAGAAAATCAAGAACTGTGGACAAAAATTGCTAAGGCTGATGGCAAAACTCCCCTAGAAATCCGGATTCCCACCAATAAGGGGATTGCGGGTTATGTGGCTTCGACGGGAGAACTGCTGAATATTCCCAATGCCTATGAAGACCCCCGATTTGATCCGAGTACAGATAAGCGATCGGGCTATCATACTCGCAATATTTTATGTATGCCGGTGTTTAATTCGGAAAAAAAACTGATTGGGGTGACCCAACTGATTAATAAAGAGCAAGGCAGTTTTACTAGCTCTGATGAAGAGTTTATGCACGCTTTTAATATTCAGGCGGGTATGGCTCTGGAAAATGCCCAACTGTTTGAAAGTGTGCTGTTAGAAAAACAATATCAAAAAGATATTTTAGAGAGTTTGTCTGATGCAGTAGTTTCTACGGACATGCAAGGGCGCATTGTGACCCTGAATGAAGCGGCTTTAGAATTATTGGGTTGTTATTGGAATTCGGAAGAAAATCGGCATCAAATTCAGCTTTGGGAGTCTAAGTTGATTGGACGAAAAGTTTGGGAAGTTGTCCCGATTGAAAACTTAAAAATGCGAATTGAAGACAGCTTACAAAATGGCACAAAACAATATATCCCTGAGCAAGGATTAAAGGTGGGAATTTATCCTTTACAGGGCGATAAAAGATGTTTTAATTTAGCTATTATTGATGTAAACGATCCAGATTGGTTTATTCCTTGGAACGATCCCCAGGAAGGCAAGATTTCCGCTAAAGATGTGGGTAAGGTAGAGCGGAGCATTAATTTAACGGTTAATCCTTTGACCAATCCGAGTGGCGAAGTGAGGGGGGGATTAGTGGTGTTAGAAGATATTAGTCAAGAGAAGCGCATGAAGACCACGATGTATCGCTATATGAATCCGGATGTGGTGGATCAGGTGATGGCGTTGGATAATGATTCGTTGATGATTGGAGAACGAAAAGATGTGACGATTTTGTTTTCGGATATTCGCGGATATACAACGCTGACGGAGAATTTAGGCGCTCAGGAGGTGGTGACGTTACTCAATCAGTATTTTGAAACCATGGTCGAGGCGGTGTTTAATTGTAAGGGAACTTTGGATAAGTTTATTGGTGATGCTTTGATGGCAGTGTTTGGCGCACCTCTTCCCTTATCCAATCATCCTTGGATGGCGGTGAAATCGGCTTTAGATATGCGCCGCAGATTAGCAATTTTTAATCAAAGTCGATTTATGGAAAATCAACCCCATATTCGCATTGGGATTGGGATTAGTTCTGGGGAAGTGGTATCGGGAAATATTGGCTCTCGTAAGCGGATGGATTATACGGTGATTGGGGATGGGGTGAATTTGAGCGCTCGCCTGGAAGGGGTGACCAAGGAGTATGGCTGTGATATTATTATTAGCGAGAATACTTATAAGTTGTGCGGCGATCGCCTTTGGGTCAGAGAACTGGATAAAATCCGAGTTAAAGGTAAAAATGAAGCCGTCAGTATCTATCAAGTCATTGGCGATAAACAAGTGGCTCTCGACTCCCAGCAGCAAGAGCTACTGGAGCTATACCATTTAGGACGTTCTGCGTATATCCATCGAGACTTTAGCCAAGCCATCCACTATTTCGAGAAAGCGCAAACGCTTGATACGATGGATAAAGCCATTAATATTCACATCGAACGCGCTCAGGTGTATTTAGATAATCCTCCTCCAGAATCTTGGGATGGAGTGCATACCATGACGACAAAGTAG
- a CDS encoding WGR domain-containing protein, with protein sequence MKRIKQTTLHYQDDRSDKIYEVDLLSAGDDGYIVNFRYGRRGGNLKEGTKTSKPVPLPDAEVIFDKLVKDKTKKGYQDVTAAAEPVASREEMTWDDRILSYLEGSPPDNWPLERIIWRAGELQLSAATPHLIKLLGTGEPLRDYCIAYALGQLGNSEALPVLKQLEENASTPDFVKRIAFESMWKLGDARTREELQQRAHDRLPTILQEAIATGNTDTLTDALQTYLDTKDYQPFEVLQTLYQTHLDITRPALHQFIQTAPLAPPSFKPLRHLFKMAEYRQDADFFGSLAWRFETGKALYDSKTYYFKLSDGSHVRRYEYEYSQQTKRYEFVQDNLLKEQQSPNSRIAYSHSTRDYLRRRVWRTLRKLGEEGDLNYINLAVGVLLAYRDGDAQPVRKSAFYRWTPDWRRIDMNSYWDKYAGYLSFNPILYSNSPRYSWQYGFKAWKCKGDYKPGDAPPEVREEAFPELWNQRPDALLELLLKSHCHPVHEFAVKALQDNPDFCQQIPVQDLVGLLSQSYDETIEFAFNWARQRYTPENPDFDLVVALLNCSFAPVRTQAQEWIDANPDVFVASAEFLCQLLLSPHLEIQEFARELLRSHPIPENRTKIIIGYIISELISSTEGEPVAAISDTLLLLFATPLQTLSLQVILDLLQHPVPEVQTLGARLLHNHETPATELPVSIIESLIASPQEAIRTIGVEIFGQLGDRQLREDYRDAIIAMAVSAVPDLRQSIQPIISRLANGHLEFSTPLATELIEFLLTPESHEGVHKDLFSLLHLHLPGWKGEISPELTSSLLKSKSGFAQQLSGVILDANVHRWAKHWSIAEIVRLASHEVLTVRQASWTMIEHNSDRIKASEAEKLAAIRILEAKWEDSRNFAQDFFQRQFTDSDWSPEVMVLICDSIREDVREFARQLVTRTFEEPQGQDYLLKFSEHPSTDMQAFASQYLHNHATDNPEQLEHLKPYFITVLSQVNRGRMAKQKVFQFLEQEALKSEAAAQVIAEVLTRQSATMAIADKAQCLQLMLRLHQHYPHIPLPIEVKPVTEIRR encoded by the coding sequence ATGAAACGGATTAAGCAGACAACTCTCCATTACCAGGACGATCGCTCGGATAAGATTTATGAGGTGGATTTGCTCTCGGCAGGCGATGATGGCTATATCGTCAATTTTCGCTATGGTCGTCGGGGAGGTAATCTGAAAGAGGGGACGAAAACCTCTAAACCCGTGCCTTTGCCGGATGCGGAAGTTATTTTTGATAAGTTAGTTAAGGATAAAACGAAGAAGGGCTATCAGGATGTTACGGCTGCGGCTGAACCTGTTGCAAGTCGTGAGGAGATGACGTGGGACGATCGCATCTTATCCTATCTCGAAGGCAGTCCACCGGACAATTGGCCCCTTGAGCGCATCATTTGGCGGGCGGGAGAGTTGCAACTGAGTGCCGCAACTCCGCATCTGATTAAGCTTTTGGGGACGGGGGAACCGTTGCGAGATTATTGTATTGCCTATGCTTTGGGACAATTGGGAAATTCCGAAGCGCTGCCGGTATTGAAGCAGTTGGAGGAGAATGCATCAACGCCGGATTTTGTCAAGCGAATTGCGTTTGAGTCCATGTGGAAGTTGGGGGATGCTCGGACAAGGGAGGAGTTGCAGCAAAGGGCGCACGATCGCCTACCGACTATTCTACAAGAGGCGATCGCCACCGGAAACACCGACACCTTAACCGATGCTCTGCAAACCTATCTCGATACCAAGGACTATCAACCCTTTGAAGTCCTACAAACCCTCTATCAAACCCATCTGGATATCACTCGTCCAGCCTTACACCAGTTTATCCAGACTGCACCCCTCGCGCCTCCGAGTTTCAAACCCCTACGCCATCTATTTAAAATGGCAGAATATCGCCAAGATGCCGATTTTTTTGGCAGTTTAGCTTGGCGCTTTGAAACGGGAAAAGCATTGTATGACAGCAAAACCTATTATTTCAAATTATCAGATGGTAGCCATGTGCGGCGATATGAGTACGAATATAGTCAACAAACCAAACGCTACGAATTTGTACAAGATAATTTGCTCAAGGAACAACAAAGTCCAAATAGCCGCATAGCTTACAGTCATTCAACTCGCGACTATCTGCGAAGACGGGTATGGCGCACCCTCAGAAAATTAGGAGAAGAAGGGGATTTAAACTATATTAATTTAGCTGTGGGCGTGCTGTTAGCCTACAGGGATGGGGATGCTCAACCGGTGCGAAAAAGTGCCTTCTATCGATGGACTCCAGACTGGCGGCGCATTGATATGAACAGTTACTGGGATAAATATGCGGGTTATTTGTCTTTTAATCCGATTCTTTACAGCAATAGTCCTCGCTATTCTTGGCAGTATGGATTTAAGGCTTGGAAATGTAAAGGGGATTATAAACCGGGAGATGCTCCACCAGAAGTTAGGGAGGAAGCTTTTCCGGAACTTTGGAATCAGCGCCCGGATGCTTTGCTGGAATTACTATTAAAAAGTCACTGTCATCCGGTGCATGAGTTTGCGGTGAAAGCATTGCAGGATAATCCGGACTTTTGCCAGCAGATACCGGTGCAGGATTTAGTGGGATTATTGAGTCAATCCTATGATGAAACGATAGAGTTTGCCTTTAATTGGGCGCGGCAACGGTATACTCCAGAAAATCCCGATTTTGATTTAGTTGTTGCTTTATTAAACTGTAGTTTTGCCCCGGTTCGCACGCAAGCGCAAGAGTGGATAGACGCAAACCCAGATGTATTTGTGGCTTCGGCTGAATTCCTGTGTCAGTTGCTCCTGAGTCCTCATCTGGAAATTCAAGAGTTTGCTCGTGAGTTGCTGCGATCGCATCCCATCCCGGAAAATAGAACTAAAATTATCATCGGCTACATCATCTCTGAACTCATTAGTAGCACTGAGGGTGAACCAGTAGCAGCCATATCCGACACGCTCCTGCTACTCTTTGCCACTCCCCTACAAACCCTCAGTTTACAAGTCATTCTCGACCTCCTCCAGCATCCGGTTCCCGAAGTGCAAACCCTGGGTGCAAGACTGCTGCACAACCATGAAACTCCAGCGACTGAGCTACCGGTGAGCATTATCGAGTCGTTAATTGCGTCACCTCAAGAAGCTATCCGCACCATTGGCGTAGAAATCTTTGGTCAATTGGGCGATCGCCAACTGCGAGAAGACTACCGAGATGCTATCATAGCCATGGCCGTCAGTGCTGTTCCCGATCTACGGCAATCGATTCAGCCAATTATTTCCCGTCTGGCAAACGGTCATCTGGAGTTTAGCACCCCACTAGCCACAGAATTAATCGAGTTTCTGCTGACTCCAGAATCCCACGAAGGCGTTCACAAAGACCTGTTTTCCCTCCTCCATCTCCATCTTCCCGGATGGAAGGGCGAAATTTCCCCAGAGTTAACCTCAAGTTTGCTCAAGTCTAAGTCTGGCTTTGCTCAACAACTCAGTGGCGTTATCCTGGATGCAAACGTCCATCGCTGGGCAAAACACTGGTCAATTGCTGAAATTGTGCGCTTGGCCAGCCATGAAGTGCTAACAGTCAGGCAAGCGTCTTGGACAATGATAGAGCATAACAGCGATCGCATCAAAGCCTCCGAAGCCGAAAAATTGGCCGCCATTCGCATCCTAGAAGCCAAATGGGAGGACTCGCGCAACTTTGCCCAAGACTTTTTCCAGCGCCAGTTTACCGACAGTGACTGGAGTCCAGAAGTGATGGTTCTCATCTGCGACAGTATCCGCGAAGATGTACGGGAATTTGCCCGTCAGTTGGTTACCCGCACGTTCGAGGAACCCCAGGGGCAAGATTATTTACTTAAGTTTAGCGAACATCCCAGCACCGATATGCAAGCCTTCGCGAGCCAATATTTGCACAATCACGCCACCGACAACCCAGAGCAATTAGAACATCTTAAACCCTATTTTATCACGGTTTTATCTCAAGTGAATCGGGGCCGGATGGCGAAACAGAAGGTCTTTCAGTTCTTGGAACAGGAAGCCCTGAAAAGTGAAGCCGCAGCCCAGGTGATTGCCGAAGTGCTAACTCGGCAGTCAGCGACAATGGCGATCGCCGATAAAGCCCAGTGTCTACAATTAATGTTACGCTTACACCAGCACTATCCCCACATCCCCCTGCCCATTGAAGTCAAACCGGTGACAGAAATCCGACGTTAA
- a CDS encoding ATP-binding protein, translating to MIKTDYLIHSLSQFFQLLWGSHTPILPSKTSEQPLHLPRQLAIAILGICLLPITLNLMGVDFGTYALKLDLETLPDLTSNQLSDTLHQTLSGSFTHTLLEWSAFCTALFTVVLAFAHFKIQQDVTTPILGIALFFAGVMDAFHTLAADRLISAVADNHNLIPFTWAICRLFNVIITLAGVSLLLLPNAKRWKHKFHVVIAISLVFGLIAYQIIYLCATSSTLPETMFPGTLFTRPWDVIPLILFLLGGFWIYPRFYQKYPSLFSHALIISTLPNVATQLHMAFGSTALFDNHFNIAHFLKIIAYLVPLAGLILDYIHTYYHLEETNQTLNTEIIQRQQIAQELQRSETHLRSKNQQLNQTLSQLQNTQAQLIQTEKMSSLGQMVAGLAHEINNPVNFIYGNLRHTETYTQDLLELLHLYQQHYPQPDAEISTYIDRIDLQFLEQDLPQMIGSMKQGSERIKNLVISLRNFSRLDEAELKTVDLHEGLESTLVMLEHRLRSGIRVTKHYQPLPQIECYPAQLNQVWMNLIANAIDALQEHPEIEHPHLILSTFCLNDYQVQITITDNGTGIPEEIQAQIFDPFFTTKPVGSGTGLGLSISYQIIQQHNGDIRLFSQKGQGTEARVILPVKPVQG from the coding sequence TTGATTAAAACTGACTACCTCATTCATTCCCTTAGCCAATTTTTCCAGCTCCTCTGGGGATCGCATACCCCGATCCTACCGAGCAAAACCTCAGAACAACCTTTACATTTACCGCGTCAACTGGCGATCGCCATACTCGGTATTTGTCTACTCCCCATTACCCTCAACCTGATGGGAGTAGATTTTGGCACTTACGCCCTCAAACTTGACCTAGAAACCCTCCCCGATCTCACCTCCAACCAACTCAGCGACACCCTACACCAAACCCTATCCGGCAGTTTTACCCATACCCTTCTAGAATGGAGCGCCTTTTGCACCGCCCTATTCACCGTCGTTCTTGCCTTCGCCCACTTCAAAATTCAACAAGACGTAACCACCCCTATCCTAGGGATCGCTCTCTTCTTCGCTGGAGTCATGGATGCCTTCCATACCCTAGCCGCCGATCGCCTAATTTCAGCCGTTGCAGACAACCACAACCTGATCCCCTTCACCTGGGCCATTTGCCGACTATTTAATGTCATCATTACCTTAGCCGGAGTCAGCCTCTTACTCCTCCCCAACGCTAAACGCTGGAAACATAAATTTCATGTGGTCATTGCCATTAGCCTAGTCTTTGGTCTCATTGCCTACCAAATCATCTATCTCTGTGCCACCAGCAGCACCCTCCCAGAAACCATGTTTCCTGGCACTCTCTTCACCCGGCCCTGGGATGTCATTCCTCTGATCCTATTCCTACTCGGTGGTTTCTGGATTTATCCCCGATTCTACCAGAAATATCCCAGCCTATTTTCCCACGCCCTCATTATCAGCACCTTACCCAATGTTGCCACCCAACTGCACATGGCCTTTGGGTCTACAGCCCTATTTGATAACCACTTTAATATCGCTCACTTTCTAAAAATCATTGCCTACTTAGTGCCCCTGGCTGGACTTATCCTGGATTATATTCATACCTACTATCATTTAGAAGAAACCAACCAAACCCTCAACACCGAAATTATCCAACGCCAACAGATAGCTCAAGAACTACAACGATCGGAAACTCACCTGAGATCGAAAAATCAACAACTGAACCAAACCTTATCCCAACTGCAAAACACCCAAGCTCAACTGATTCAAACAGAAAAAATGTCTAGCTTAGGTCAGATGGTTGCTGGACTCGCCCATGAAATTAATAATCCCGTGAATTTTATTTATGGCAACCTACGCCATACCGAAACCTATACCCAAGATTTATTAGAACTCTTGCATCTGTATCAACAACATTATCCACAGCCTGATGCAGAAATTTCCACCTACATCGATCGCATTGATTTACAGTTTCTAGAGCAAGATTTACCCCAAATGATCGGTTCCATGAAACAAGGCTCAGAACGGATCAAAAACCTCGTCATTTCCCTAAGAAACTTCTCCCGCTTAGATGAAGCTGAATTAAAAACCGTCGATCTTCATGAAGGTCTAGAAAGTACCCTCGTAATGCTAGAACATCGTCTCAGATCGGGAATTAGGGTCACCAAGCACTATCAGCCTTTACCCCAGATTGAATGTTATCCCGCCCAACTCAATCAAGTCTGGATGAATTTGATCGCCAATGCGATCGATGCCCTCCAAGAACATCCAGAGATTGAGCATCCCCATTTGATTTTGTCCACTTTTTGCTTAAATGACTACCAAGTACAAATCACCATTACCGACAATGGCACAGGCATTCCTGAAGAGATTCAAGCTCAAATTTTCGATCCCTTTTTCACCACTAAGCCTGTAGGTTCGGGAACCGGCTTAGGATTGTCAATTAGTTATCAAATTATTCAACAGCATAACGGAGATATTCGGCTCTTCTCCCAGAAGGGACAAGGGACAGAAGCACGGGTAATACTCCCGGTTAAGCCAGTGCAAGGTTAA
- a CDS encoding cell division protein FtsX has protein sequence MVVKLGYLWSEVQLGLRRGGWMNWAAISTVTVLLFLFGLSWQVAWQLEGLANQFGSQLEVSVYLDAGWSAKPLVAQVADLPGVVQVEDIAKEEAWMDLLTELGLNSPDAATEILPTNPLVDELRVKAESPEALRGLVPQLEQLSGVDEVIYGEAALEMLSTINRGLRILSLGVTMVLMVSAIAVMTTTIELIVVSRRREIEIMHLVGASHWWIRLPFMIQGVILGSVGGAIAWSIVQGFEQVSLKFLTQELSLIPLLSHLQDSYWTIYTDTTTLFFLLLVFGALVGGLGGWLGLRRVSALRTGNG, from the coding sequence ATGGTGGTTAAGTTGGGCTATCTGTGGAGTGAGGTACAGTTGGGGTTGCGCCGTGGGGGATGGATGAATTGGGCGGCCATTAGTACGGTGACGGTGTTGTTATTTTTGTTTGGCTTGAGCTGGCAGGTGGCTTGGCAGTTGGAGGGTTTAGCCAATCAGTTTGGCAGTCAGTTGGAGGTTTCGGTATATTTAGATGCAGGCTGGAGCGCCAAGCCTCTGGTGGCTCAGGTGGCAGATCTGCCCGGAGTGGTGCAGGTGGAGGACATTGCCAAGGAGGAGGCTTGGATGGATTTGTTGACGGAGTTGGGGTTAAACTCCCCAGATGCGGCGACCGAGATTTTACCGACCAATCCTCTGGTGGATGAGTTGAGAGTAAAAGCGGAGTCTCCGGAGGCGCTCCGGGGTTTAGTACCCCAGTTAGAGCAGTTGTCAGGGGTGGATGAGGTAATTTACGGAGAAGCAGCGTTAGAGATGCTCTCGACCATTAACCGGGGGTTGCGGATTTTGAGCTTGGGGGTAACCATGGTGTTAATGGTGAGTGCGATCGCCGTCATGACCACCACCATTGAGTTAATTGTGGTCTCCCGTCGCCGAGAAATCGAGATTATGCACTTGGTTGGCGCTTCTCATTGGTGGATTCGCCTCCCATTTATGATCCAAGGGGTGATTCTCGGCAGTGTTGGGGGGGCGATCGCCTGGAGCATCGTTCAAGGGTTTGAGCAAGTCTCATTAAAGTTCTTGACCCAAGAATTATCCCTTATCCCCCTACTCTCTCACCTCCAGGACTCCTATTGGACGATCTATACCGATACCACAACCTTATTTTTCCTCCTCCTGGTGTTTGGCGCATTAGTAGGCGGTTTAGGAGGATGGTTGGGACTGCGCCGAGTCTCAGCCCTTCGCACTGGTAATGGGTAA